TATGTGATTTTGCCTGAGCAGTGATCTCAATGACCATTGACGTCAGCATGTATTGGGGATAGGCGGGTAAACTGAAGTGCTTCAGGCGTCCATTTGATTTGCTGAAAAAACAAGTGGATTTGCCAGGCCATGAATTTTTCTTTCGAACCGTGTTTCGCACTCCGCCCCTTCTGGTTAGGAACCGTCCCAATGAAGTCCAACGCTCTTCTCCTTCAGTTTTGTCTTTTGACCGTGGGGCTATGCCTCTCGGCTGAAGCTCAAGACAAGCCGAATGTCCTCGTTATCTGGGGCGATGATATCGGCACTGAAAACATCAGCCACTACAACCGTGGGATGATGGGCTACAAGACACCCAACATCGATCGTGTCGCGAAGGAAGGAATCTTCTTTACCGACTACTACGGCCAGCAATCATGTACCGCTGGTCGAGCCGCTTTTATCAGCGGCAGCGTTCCGGTCCGCAGCGGGATGACCAAGGTTGGACTGCCCGGTGCAAAAGAAGGTTGGCAGAAGACTGATGTCACCATGGCGACTGTCATGAAGAGTCTCGGATATTCAACCGGCCAATTCGGCAAGAACCACCAAGGCGACCGCGACGAACACTTGCCGACTCAACATGGTTTCGATGAATTCCTCGGCAATCTATATCACCTCAACGCCGAAGAAGAACCAGAGAACGAAGACTACCCGGCTGACATGAAGATGGCAGACGGACGGACGTTCATCCAAGCGTTCGGCCCTCGCGGCGTGATCAAAGCCACGGCTGATGGCAAAATCGAAGACACCGGGCCTCTCACGAAGAAGCGAATGGAAACGATCGACGAAGAAACGATCGCTGCGGCGAAGGATTTCATCACTCGTCAACACAAGGCTGACAAGCCATTCTTTTGCTGGTGGAATGGAACGCGAATGCACTTCCGCACACACGTCAAGGAAGAACATCGTCACAAAGGGAATGACGAATACACCGACGGAATGATCGAGCACGACATGCAAGTCGGCGAGTTGCTTGACTTGTTGGATGAGCTCGGAATTGCTGACAACACGATCGTTCAGTACTCGACCGACAATGGTCCTCACTACAACACTTGGCCCGATGCTGGCACGACTCCGTTCCGCAACGAAAAGAATTCGAATTGGGAAGGTGCTTACCGTGTGCCTTGTTACGTTCGTTGGCCCGGCAAGTTCAAACCCGGAACTGTTCTGAACGGTGTCCTCGCACACGAAGATTGGTTGCCAACCTTCGCCGCTGCCGCTGGTTCAACCGACATCAAGGAGCAACTGCTCAAGGGGGTCGAGCTAAACGGTCGCAGCTACAAGAACCATATCGATGGTTACAACCAGCTGGACTACTTGACCGGGAAGACCGACGAGTCGCCTCGTAAAGAGTTCATGTACGTGAACGACGACGGACAGATCGTTGCAATCCGCTACGAAGACTGGAAAGCCGTCTTCCTTGAAAATCGCGGAATGGCCTTTGAAGTTTGGCGTGAGCCTTTCACCGAACTTCGTGTTCCGTTGTTGTTCAACTTGCGTCGCGATCCCTTTGAAAAGGCACAGCACAACGCAACGATGTACAACGATTGGTTCTTGTCGCGAGTGTTTGTGTTGGCTCCGATGCAGCAGTTTGCAGGGAAGTTCCTGATGACAATGAAGGAGTTCCCGCCGAGCCAAACACCTGGTTCGTTCAATCTGGAGAAGATCCAAAAACAGATTGAATCCAGCATGGGTGGTCGCTGATCCAGTTTGCTCGAACGCTCGCGTCGCCCGTTCGGCGCGAGCGTTTGTTTCCATCAAGTTCAATGACATTCCAAAGCTGATAAACTTTGGGGCGAATTTGTCTGCTCCTAATCACCATGCCGTTTCAGCGGCGGCATTGAGTGGCTTCAGTTGAGCCCTCGCGTTCTGAGCGAGTGATAACGGTACGATGCCTGGTCGTGAACGTTTGCGTCGCGCTCCCTTTGAAATGCGACGCCCCCCTTTCACTTCGCTGGCCTT
Above is a window of Rhodopirellula bahusiensis DNA encoding:
- a CDS encoding arylsulfatase yields the protein MKSNALLLQFCLLTVGLCLSAEAQDKPNVLVIWGDDIGTENISHYNRGMMGYKTPNIDRVAKEGIFFTDYYGQQSCTAGRAAFISGSVPVRSGMTKVGLPGAKEGWQKTDVTMATVMKSLGYSTGQFGKNHQGDRDEHLPTQHGFDEFLGNLYHLNAEEEPENEDYPADMKMADGRTFIQAFGPRGVIKATADGKIEDTGPLTKKRMETIDEETIAAAKDFITRQHKADKPFFCWWNGTRMHFRTHVKEEHRHKGNDEYTDGMIEHDMQVGELLDLLDELGIADNTIVQYSTDNGPHYNTWPDAGTTPFRNEKNSNWEGAYRVPCYVRWPGKFKPGTVLNGVLAHEDWLPTFAAAAGSTDIKEQLLKGVELNGRSYKNHIDGYNQLDYLTGKTDESPRKEFMYVNDDGQIVAIRYEDWKAVFLENRGMAFEVWREPFTELRVPLLFNLRRDPFEKAQHNATMYNDWFLSRVFVLAPMQQFAGKFLMTMKEFPPSQTPGSFNLEKIQKQIESSMGGR